GATAATGCCTCCGAAAATTCGGCCATCACGGGGCAAGAGCTGGATTTGCAGGGCCTTGCGCTGGTGGAAGGCAGGCTGTCGGCATCCGACAGCGGCCGGTATCCGGTTAAGGTTGCATTGATCAGGGGTGGCAAAGCCATGGCGTCGTTTGAGGGCGAAACCCCCCTGGAATTTCATTTTTTGGATCAAGATCAGCGCGCAGGGAAAACGTATTATCGTTTGGATGCCCGTGGCCGCAGTGTAGGAAGGTTGCTATCGAACCCAATATTTATTTCTTTTGGCCTTTCTCAGCGAAAAGAAATAAGATAAAAGATCTCTCTGCGTTCTCCGTGACTCGAATGAGCGGAGCGAATGGGCGGTATAAAATTGCTTTTTTCTAAAGCGAAAGGGAACTGGAAGTGATTGTCGCAATCCATCAACCTCAATACCTTCCCTGGTTAGGGTATTTTGACAAAATAATCAAAGCGGATGCTTTTTGTTATCTTGATAATGTCCAGTATAAGAAGAATGAATGGCAAAATCGAAATCGAATCAAAACAGCCCGGGACCGGCAATGGTTGACGGTGCCGGTGCTATACCGTTTTCCGCAGAAAATCAATGAAGTGAAAATTAATAACACGGTTAGCTGGAAGAGAAAGCACCTTCAGGCCATGATTACAAATTATAACAAGGCACCGTTTTTTAAGGAATATATCGGTTTTTTTGAAGCGGTCTATTCAAACGACTGGGAATTTTTATCCAAGTTAAATATTTATTTGATTGATCAAATTTGCACGATGCTAAACTTTAAAGAAAAGCAAACGGTTCTGGCTTCAACGCTAAGCCTTGGCGATGATCCTACAGAACGTTTGATCGATATCTGCAAGGCGCTGGGTGGAGATACCTACCTGTCGGGTCCGGATGGAGTCAAGTATATGAGTTTAGAGCAATTCCAGCAAAAAGGCATTAAGGTCATCGTTCAAGATTTCAGGCACCCGGAGTATCCCCAGTGTTTCGGAGACTTTGTGTCCCATCTGTCCATTGTGGATTTATTGTTTAATTGCGGACCTGGAAGCCTGGAAAAGATCAGGGAATATAATTCTTTTAATCCTAAAGGAAAAAATTGACTTCCGCCATTTATTTCGTATTTTCGTGCTTTCGTGATAAGGAATCTTTTTTGTTTCTATTGTGTTCGGGTTTGGGGTTTAATATGAAAAATATGAAAAAAATCAATATCCTGGCAATTGGTGCCCATCCGGATGACATCGAGTTCGGGTGCGGCGGAACGCTAATAAAATATTCACAAAAGGGCCACAGGTTGTTTCTGCTGGTAATGACCAAAGGCGAACTGGGGGCTCCAGCGGCTGTCAGGGCTGGGGAACAGCTGGATTCCAAAACGATTCTGGGTGCAGAAGATGTATTTTGGGGAGAATATGAAGACACTTACCTTATGGTTGACAAAGACATCATCGGGATGGTTGAAAACATTTTATCAGAAGTAAAGCCGGATTTTATTTTCTGCAACTTTCCGAATGATACGCATCAGGATCATAGACATCTTGCCGAAGTCGTCGTATCTGCCACGCGCTATATTCGCAACGTATTATTTTACGAGGGACCTACAACCCAAAATTTTACTCCCCATGTCTTTGTGGACATTTCCGATACTATCGAAAGAAAAATTAAAGCCCTGGAAGCTCATCGGTCACAGGTTACGAAAACAAATATCGAGAATATGACTATAATCGAACTGGCACGGTCCAGCGCAAATTTCAGGGGGATTCAGGGCAGGGTAAAGTATGCCGAGGCCTTTCATTCCTTGAGGCTATTTATCAACATATAAAATCGCTTTGCGATTTTATGAAGCGCGGCTTTGCTGCTTGGAATTATATTTGACTGTGAGTCAGGTCGACGCAAAAATGAAATTCATTCCGCATTCACGGCCGACCTTGGGACCGGAAGAGATGGCAGCGGTTGCCGATGTTATTGAATCTTCGCAGATAGCCCAAGGGAAGGTTGTGTATGAATTCGAGAAAGCCTTTGCGCAAAAAATCGGCACAACGTATGCAGTCAGCACGAACTCGGGAACAGCAGCCCTGCACCTCACACTCTTGGCCATGGAAGTCGGCGAAAATGATGAGGTGATTATTCCCAGTTATGTGTGCACGGCGCTGCTCAATGCGGTCAGGTACACTGGAGCCGAACCGGTTCTGGCGGAAATCGATCCTGACACTTACAATCTTGAACCGGATGATGTCCGCAGGAAGCTGACCAGCCGAACCAAAGCGGTGGTTGTCCCTCATCTTTTTGGTCTGCCGGCTGATATGGAGGGCCTGCTTGATTTGAATGTGTCGATCATAGAAGACTGTGCCCAGGCCGTTGGGAGTACCTATCGCCAAAAGTGCGTGGGCACATTCGGTAAGGCGGCGGTATTCTCCTTTTACGCGACCAAAGTGATGACCACCGGTGAAGGCGGCATGGTCGTTTCGGCCTCAAAAGACTTTATGGACCGTGTTCGAGATTTGAGGGAATACGATAACAGAGACGAGTATAAAATCCGGTATAATTATAAGATGACCGATATTCACGCTGGCATCGGCCTGGCTCAACTTTCACGGCTAGAAACATTTATCCAGCGACGCAGAATTATTGCAAAATTATACGACCAGGCCTTTGAATCTCTCGAGTTGCAGCTTCCTCCCCGGAAGCAGGGGCATATCTATTTCAGATACGTTATCGGCCTGGGAACCGATGCCGGGCCCTGGATTCAAAACCTCAAGGAAAAGGGGGTCGGGTGTGCCCGGCCCGTTTATTTACCCCTTCACCAATATCTGGGATTGGAGGGATTTTATCAAACGGAAAAAGCCTGGAGGGAGTCTTTGTCCATTCCCATTTATCCGTTACTTTCTGAAGCTGATGCCCATCGGGTCATAAATGGGCTGATTAACACATACAAGGAGAGAAAAAAGTGAGCGGCATTTTTAATATCAGGGGAATATGGTGGCGGCATTACATTCCTATGTTGATATTGAATGCCGCTTTATTGATGCCGCAGAGCCGAAACACCTTTAATGAGATGGTGGGGAGATGGGCCTATGTGTTTTCCGTGTCGTTTGCCCTCTCTTTTTGCCTGACACCGCTGGTTAGATGGCTTGCCCATAAGCTCGGCATACTTGACCGACCGGATGCCCGCAAAAACCATCAGGAAGCAACACCCCTGCTGGGAGGTGTTGCGGTTTTCTGTGCATTTTTGGCGGCCATCATGATAAACGGAATCTATTCCCGGAAGCTTGAGGCTATCCTGATAGCAGCGGGCCTGCTCTTTGTGATCGGGGTCGTAGATGACTTCAAAAGCATTCCTGCCGGAGTCAAACTTGTAGGCCAAATTTTATGCGCGGCACTGGTGATAAGTTTTGGAATCATTCTGCATGTTATTCCCGATTACATGGGGACCTTTTCGCAGGTGGGCAATGTTGCATTAACCCTTTTCTGGCTTATCGGGATCACCAATGCCATGAACTTTTTCGACGGCATGGATGGGATGGCGGCCGGGTTGGGCGTTATCATTTCTTTCTTTATGGGAGTGGTCGCGTTTCAGACATATCAACCCTTTCTTGGCTGGGTTTCCGTGGCCATGATGGGCAGTTGCATCGGTTTTTTGCCGTATAATTTTTTAAAGAAAGGCAGGGCTACTATTTTCCTGGGAGACGCGGGCAGCACGGTTGTCGGTTTCATTCTGGCGAGCGTGGCCGTCTATGGGGAATGGGCTGAAGGCAATCCTGTTGTGGCCCTGGCATCGCCGCTTCTGATATTTTGGGTCTTGATCTTCGACATGGTGCACATCACCGTGGACCGCATCTTAACAGGTAAAGTGGGAAATTTTCGGCAATGGATCGATTATGTCGGCAAGGACCACCTGCATCACAGGCTGGCGGTTGTCCTGGGGGGACAAAAGAGAAGCGTGTTTTTTATTTATCTGATGAGCATCTGTCTGGGGACAAGCGCGGTTGTCCTGCGCAACGCAAGGTCAGTGGACGCTTTCTTATTGCTTGTCCAGGCGATTGTTCTGGTTGTATTAATTACGATTCTGGAAAGGCGCGGTCGTATGATGGCCTCTAACTGCGACCCGTTTCATCCGGATTAGATTCCTAAAAGGTGAAACCCTGCCCACGGATGTAAGAACGGGGCAATATTTTGGCTAATAAATGCTTAAAATACTATATGTTGGGTTTATTTGTTATTGACAGGTAACAGCAAAAAATTATATAAATAACAGCTTAATTTTTAAAAAGAAATTTTCCGAACAGTCAACTTAGGGTTCCAGTCCGAAATCTCGGATCAAGACGAGCAGTGTCGTCAAATTTATTTACATGGTAAAATTTAGAGATTTAAATAGCGACAATATCGATTCGACAAAGGGAGACCAAAGCAAGAAAATTGATGAATCCCGGGGGAATTCACGGTTAAGTTTTCGAAAGCTTGCTGCTGAAGGAAGGATACTTTCTGAGGATAAAGAGGTTTCTGGAAGGGTCGGTCATAGCAAAGAACAAAACGATAAGGGTGGGAAAGTCCTTTATCAAAAGGCCTGCGCTTATTTGAAGCAGGTGCTTGAAACTGTCAAGCAGCGCAAAATGTTTTCACCGGATCCGGGTTTTCGAATTATTCGGGAAATGGTTGAAGTTCAATCCTTTCAGGATTCCCTTTTTATTGAAGCCCTTCACTTCGATGATCCTCTTCAATTTATTATCCACAATAATGTCAATGTTGCCATATATGCTATAAAGATGGCGGAAAATTTAGGCTGGAGCAAAGACAGGCAGATAGAAATCGGCATGGCGGGTCTACTGCACGATGTGGGTATGGCGCTTATTCCCGAAAAACTTGTCTATAAACAACAAAGACTCAGTCAGGCCGAATTGGAAATTTTCAAAAAACGTTCCAATTACTCTTACAAGATTTTAAAATCCTTTGGAGATGAATACGCCAATCTGGCAGAGTGCGCCGCCCAGGCCAATGAAAGGCTGGATGGCTCCGGGTATCCGCAAGGTTTAAAAGGCGATGAGATTCATGAATATGCCCAAATCATAGGACTTGTGGATATGTACGAGGCCCTCATCCACTCCCGGCCCCAAAGGGTAAAATTTCATCATTTTATTGCCGTAAAGGAGATCATCAAGTCAGGCAAGCATCTTTTTCAACGAAAGCATCTAAAAGCTCTTTTGAATATCTTTTCCATTTTCCCACTGT
This Candidatus Desulfatibia profunda DNA region includes the following protein-coding sequences:
- a CDS encoding WbqC family protein, whose protein sequence is MIVAIHQPQYLPWLGYFDKIIKADAFCYLDNVQYKKNEWQNRNRIKTARDRQWLTVPVLYRFPQKINEVKINNTVSWKRKHLQAMITNYNKAPFFKEYIGFFEAVYSNDWEFLSKLNIYLIDQICTMLNFKEKQTVLASTLSLGDDPTERLIDICKALGGDTYLSGPDGVKYMSLEQFQQKGIKVIVQDFRHPEYPQCFGDFVSHLSIVDLLFNCGPGSLEKIREYNSFNPKGKN
- a CDS encoding PIG-L family deacetylase → MKNMKKINILAIGAHPDDIEFGCGGTLIKYSQKGHRLFLLVMTKGELGAPAAVRAGEQLDSKTILGAEDVFWGEYEDTYLMVDKDIIGMVENILSEVKPDFIFCNFPNDTHQDHRHLAEVVVSATRYIRNVLFYEGPTTQNFTPHVFVDISDTIERKIKALEAHRSQVTKTNIENMTIIELARSSANFRGIQGRVKYAEAFHSLRLFINI
- a CDS encoding DegT/DnrJ/EryC1/StrS family aminotransferase, whose translation is MKFIPHSRPTLGPEEMAAVADVIESSQIAQGKVVYEFEKAFAQKIGTTYAVSTNSGTAALHLTLLAMEVGENDEVIIPSYVCTALLNAVRYTGAEPVLAEIDPDTYNLEPDDVRRKLTSRTKAVVVPHLFGLPADMEGLLDLNVSIIEDCAQAVGSTYRQKCVGTFGKAAVFSFYATKVMTTGEGGMVVSASKDFMDRVRDLREYDNRDEYKIRYNYKMTDIHAGIGLAQLSRLETFIQRRRIIAKLYDQAFESLELQLPPRKQGHIYFRYVIGLGTDAGPWIQNLKEKGVGCARPVYLPLHQYLGLEGFYQTEKAWRESLSIPIYPLLSEADAHRVINGLINTYKERKK
- a CDS encoding undecaprenyl/decaprenyl-phosphate alpha-N-acetylglucosaminyl 1-phosphate transferase, with amino-acid sequence MSGIFNIRGIWWRHYIPMLILNAALLMPQSRNTFNEMVGRWAYVFSVSFALSFCLTPLVRWLAHKLGILDRPDARKNHQEATPLLGGVAVFCAFLAAIMINGIYSRKLEAILIAAGLLFVIGVVDDFKSIPAGVKLVGQILCAALVISFGIILHVIPDYMGTFSQVGNVALTLFWLIGITNAMNFFDGMDGMAAGLGVIISFFMGVVAFQTYQPFLGWVSVAMMGSCIGFLPYNFLKKGRATIFLGDAGSTVVGFILASVAVYGEWAEGNPVVALASPLLIFWVLIFDMVHITVDRILTGKVGNFRQWIDYVGKDHLHHRLAVVLGGQKRSVFFIYLMSICLGTSAVVLRNARSVDAFLLLVQAIVLVVLITILERRGRMMASNCDPFHPD